A stretch of DNA from Streptomyces xanthii:
GCAGGGCGGCCCAGATGACCTTGCCCCCGCTCGCGGTGTGCTCCACGTCGCAGACGCCGCCCGCCTCGGCGGTGATCTCCCGCACGAGGAGCAGACCGCGGCCGCCGGTCTGGCCGCTGGTGGCCTCCAGGGCGGTGGGCCGGTACGGGTGGTCGTCCTCGACGGAGACCCGTACCCACTCCGCGCCGACGGCGACCTCGACGGCGAGCATCGGCGAGAGCAGGGCGGCGTGCCGCACGGCGTTCGTGACGAGCTCGGAGACGATCACGAGGAGTCCGTGGACCAGGTCGTCGGAGGCGGGCACGCCCTGCCGGGCGAGGAGTTCGCGCACGGCGCGCCGGGCCTGCGGCACCGAGGCGTCGACCGCCTGCGCGGTGAACCGCCAGACCCCTTCGTAGGGCAGCGGGGCCTCCAGGGCGGGTCCGGGCGGAGCTGCCCCGCTGTCCTGAGACCCTGGACGGGAGTCCCGCCCCTGGTCGCTCATCGTCCGGTCGCCGCCCTTGCGCTCGATTGTCACCACCCCTCGAGTGTGGGAATCCCCTGGTCCGTACCCCTCGACTGACCATAAGTCGGCGACTATCGACGGAATTTGACCGTCGGCGAATGCCCCGGTCAGGCCTGCGACCGGTCCTGTACCGGTTGTTCGCCTTTCGGAGGCTCTTCAGCTTGTTGTACGAGGGTGACGATGCGCCGGCCGCCCAGACCCGTCGCCAGCAGGCCCAGCCCGTCGAAGAGCAGCGCGAGCGAGAAGAAGCAGCCGAGGACGTAGCGGCTGGACTCGGGCCAGTTGCCGAGGACCAGGACGCCGAGCACGATGCCGAAGGCGCCCTGCACGAGGGTCCAGCCGAACTGCGGCCCCCGCACGACGAGACCGCCGACCAGGCGGAAGACGCCGCCGGTGAGGAAGAGCAGCGCGGCGAACATGGTGAGCGCCTGGGCCGTGCCCTCCGGGTGCCGGATCACGACGACGCCGGCCGCCAGGTCGAGGGCGGCGACGACACAGCCGAGCCAGAAGTAGTTGGTGCCCCGGGCCTGGACCGCGTGCAGCAGGCCGACGACACCGCCGATGAGCAGCAGCCAGCCGAAGAGCAGCATCGAGGTGAGCGTGGCGAAGGCCGTGTAGGCGAGGCCGACGAGGCCGGCGAGGACGAGCAGGCCGCCCAGGACGGCGATGGCGCCGAGACCCCGGCGCAGCTTTCTGCGTTCGCCCGCCGCCTCCCGCGCGGGCGGGTCCGCCGTCTGCGGACGGTCGTGACGGTCGCGGTCGTGATGGTCGCTCCGGGCCATCGGCGCCTCCTCCCGGCACCCCTCCTCGATCGTACGTTCGCGGCCTGGGGATAGCATCCGGCCATGGTTCCCCCGGCCGTACAGCGGCTCACGCACGAGGTCACGGACGGTGTCGCGACCGTCGTCATCGATCACCCGGCCAAGCGCAACGCCATGACCGACGCGATGTGGGCGGCGCTGCCGCCGCTGCTCGCGGAACTGGCCGCGGACCCGGCGGTGCGGGCGC
This window harbors:
- a CDS encoding ATP-binding protein, with protein sequence MSDQGRDSRPGSQDSGAAPPGPALEAPLPYEGVWRFTAQAVDASVPQARRAVRELLARQGVPASDDLVHGLLVIVSELVTNAVRHAALLSPMLAVEVAVGAEWVRVSVEDDHPYRPTALEATSGQTGGRGLLLVREITAEAGGVCDVEHTASGGKVIWAALPLQPPARY
- a CDS encoding HdeD family acid-resistance protein: MARSDHHDRDRHDRPQTADPPAREAAGERRKLRRGLGAIAVLGGLLVLAGLVGLAYTAFATLTSMLLFGWLLLIGGVVGLLHAVQARGTNYFWLGCVVAALDLAAGVVVIRHPEGTAQALTMFAALLFLTGGVFRLVGGLVVRGPQFGWTLVQGAFGIVLGVLVLGNWPESSRYVLGCFFSLALLFDGLGLLATGLGGRRIVTLVQQAEEPPKGEQPVQDRSQA